The Motacilla alba alba isolate MOTALB_02 chromosome 27, Motacilla_alba_V1.0_pri, whole genome shotgun sequence genome includes a window with the following:
- the SLC4A1 gene encoding band 3 anion transport protein isoform X6, with protein MGSAGGAAAVSVTDVDLEAAGSRRLLSQQDAHEGYVELHELVLDNAKDLCWMEAGHWLKLEEDFQESGDWSQPHLSFLTYHSLLEIRRALNKGAILLNVEANSLPAIVHILLDQLIYEGQMKPQDRDDVMRTLLLRHSHPSEDESVWTMPPALVQRSGTGRADVERPLLREQRPMEMSRMAGKEQSGVPRPQLLETIPEGAEATLVLVGCAAFLEQPMLAFVRLKDAVTLEGVLDVSIPVRFLVVVLGPDTPQISYHEIGRAIATMMSERVFRRDAYLAEGRQELVRGVEDFLDASIVLPPTEAPNEQLLRALVPLQQELLRRRYQPLERLHIGDFLKDLGTAGSPPQSPVPVAGGTPPFGHGVPSRPPDVSPGPDEAAAEDDDPLRRTGRPFGGLVRDIRRRYPKYLSDIKDALNPQCLAAVIFIYFAALSPAITFGGLLGEKTKGMMGVSELLISTCVQCVLFSLLSAQPLLVVGFSGPLLVFEEAFYSFCSSNGLEYIVGRVWIGFWLILLVLVVVACEGSFLVRYLSRYTQEIFSFLISLIFIFETFSKLVTIFKHHPLQRNYRVGAEFEPGVPEPNTALLSLVLMAGTFFLAFFLRVFKNSSFLPGKVRRLIGDFGVPISIFIMSLADFFINDTYTQKLSVPKGLQVTNSTARGWFIHPMGENNTFPIWMMFASVIPALLVFILIFLETQITTLIVSKPERKLVKGTGFHLDLLLIVAMGGLAALFGMPWLSATTVRTITHANALTVMSKTSAPGEKSQILEVKEQRISGLLVAVLIGVSILMEPILKYIPLAVLFGIFLYMGVTSLFGIQLFDRILLLLKPPKYHPDEPYVTRVKTWRMHLFTFTQIIFLVVLWVVKSTPASLALPFVLILTVPLRRFLLPRIFRDIELKCLDADDAVVTFDEAEGTDVYNEVQMPS; from the exons ATGGGGAGCGCAGGGGGGGCCGCAG CTGTGTCAGTGACCGATGTGgacctggaggcagcagggagcaggaggctcctgtcccagcaggacGCCCATGAG ggatACGTGGAGCTGCACGAGCTGGTCCTGGACAATGCCAAGGACTTGTGCTGGATGGAGGCCGGCCACTGGCTCAAGCTGGAGGAGGACTTCCAGGAATCGGGGGACTGGAGCCAGCCCCATCTCTCCTTCCTGACCTACCACAGCCTCCTGGAGATCCGCCGGGCTTTGAACAAAG GTGCCATTCTCCTCAACGTGGAGGCCAACTCGCTGCCGGCCATCGTCCACATCCTCCTCGACCAGCTGATCTACGAGGGGCAGATGAAGCCGCAGGACCGGGACGACGTCATGAGGACGCTGCTGCTGCGCCACAG ccacCCCAGCGAGGACGAGTCGGTGTGGACGATGCCGCCGGCGCTGGTGCAGCGCTCGGGCACCGGCCGGGCCGACGTGGAGCGGCCACTTCTGCGGGAGCAGCGGCCCATGGAGATGAGCAggatggcagggaaggagcag AGTGGGGTTCCCAGACCCCAACTCCTGGAGACGATCCCAGAGGGGGCTGAGGCCACCCTGGTCCTTGTGG gctgtgcagccTTCCTGGAGCAGCCAATGCTGGCCTTTGTGCGCCTGAAGGACGCGGTGACACTGGAGGGTGTCCTCGACGTGTCCATCCCCGTCCGCTTCCTCGTCGTGGTGCTGGGGCCCGACACCCCCCAGATCAGCTACCACGAGATCGGCCGTGCCATCGCCACCATGATGTCCGAGAGG GTGTTCCGCCGGGACGCGTACCTGGCCGAGGGGCGGCAGGAGCTGGTGCGGGGCGTCGAGGATTTCCTGGATGCCAGCATCGTCCTGCCGCCCACCGAGGCCCCCAACGAGCAGCTGCTCCGCGCCCTGGTCccgctgcagcaggagctgctccgaCGGCGCTACCAACCCCTGGAGAGACTGCACATCGGGGACTTCCTGAAAGACCTGGGTACGGCGGGGAGCCCCCCGCAATCCCCCGTCCCTGTGGCTGGCGGGACCCCCCCCTTTGGACACGGGGTCCCCTCACGGCCACCTGATGTGTCCCCAGGGCCGGACGAGGCGGCCGCGGAGGACGACGACCCCCTGCGCAGGACGGGGCGGCCTTTCGGGGGGCTGGTGCGGGACATCCGCCGGCGGTACCCCAAATACCTCAGTGACATCAAGGACGCGCTCAACCCGCAGTGCCTGGCCGCCGTCATCTTCATCTACTTCGCGGCGCTGTCGCCCGCCATCACCTTCGGGGGCTTGCTGG GCGAGAAGACCAAGGGGATGATGGGGGTGTCGGAGCTGCTCATCTCCACCTGCGTGCAGTGCGTGCTCTTCAGCCTCCTCAGCGCCCAGCCCCTCCTCGTCGTCGGCTTCTCGGGACCCCTCCTCGTCTTTGAGGAAGCCTTTTACTCG ttctgcagcagcaatgGCTTGGAATACATCGTGGGACGGGTCTGGATCGGCTTCTGGCTGatcctgctggtgctggtggtggtggccTGCGAGGGCAGCTTCCTGGTGCGCTACCTGTCCCGCTACACCCAGGAGATCTTCTCCTTCCTCATCTCCCTCATCTTCATCTTTGAGACTTTCTCCAAGCTGGTCACG atTTTCAAGCATCACCCGCTGCAGAGGAACTACAGGGTGGGGGCTGAATTCGAGCCCGGGGTGCCGGAGCCCAACACGGCGCTGCTGTCCCTCGTCCTCATGGCCGGCACCTTCTTCCTGGCCTTCTTCCTCCGCGTGTTCAAGaacagctccttcctgcccGGCAAG GTCCGGCGCTTGATCGGGGACTTCGGGGTGCCCATTTCCATCTTCATCATGTCACTGGCCGACTTCTTCATCAACGACACCTACACCCAG AAACTCAGCGTCCCCAAAGGGCTGCAGGTCACCAACTCGACTGCCCGGGGCTGGTTCATCCACCCCATGGGAGAAAATAACACGTTCCCCATCTGGATGATGTTCGCCTCCGTGATTCCTGCCCTTCTGgtcttcatcctcatcttcctcGAGACACAGATCACCAC cctcATCGTCAGCAAGCCCGAGAGGAAACTGGTGAAGGGCACCGGCTTCCACCTGGACCTGCTGCTGATCGTGGCCATGGGGGGGCTGGCAGCCCTTTTTGGGATGCCCTGGCTCAGTGCCACCACCGTCCGCACCATCACCCACGCCAACGCCCTCACCGTCATGAGCAAGACCTCTGCTCCGGGCGAGAAATCCCAGATCCTGGAGGTCAAGGAGCAGCGCATCAGTGGCCTCCTGGTGGCTGTGCTCATTG GCGTCTCCATCCTGATGGAGCCCATCCTGAAGTACATTCCCCTGGCCGTGCTCTTTGGCATCTTCCTCTACATGGGGGTCACCTCCCTCTTTGGCATCCAGCTCTTTGACcgcatcctgctcctgctgaagccCCCCAAGTACCACCCTGATGAGCCCTACGTCACCCGG GTGAAGACTTGGAGGATGCACCTCTTCACCTTCACCCAGATCATCTTCCTCGTGGTGCTGTGGGTGGTGAAGTCCACCCCGGCCTCGCTGGCTCTGCCCTTTGTCCTCATCCTCACCGTGCCTCTGCGGCgcttcctgctgcccaggatCTTCCGGGACATCGAGCTCAAATGC ctggacgCAGATGACGCCGTGGTGACCTTTGACGAGGCAGAGGGGACAGATGTGTACAACGAGGTGCAGATGCCCAGTTAA
- the SLC4A1 gene encoding band 3 anion transport protein isoform X4, producing the protein MEGPGQEAYEEGMRRSLDPEGYEDPGLKSSHLSLGEMSTVSVTDVDLEAAGSRRLLSQQDAHEGYVELHELVLDNAKDLCWMEAGHWLKLEEDFQESGDWSQPHLSFLTYHSLLEIRRALNKGAILLNVEANSLPAIVHILLDQLIYEGQMKPQDRDDVMRTLLLRHSHPSEDESVWTMPPALVQRSGTGRADVERPLLREQRPMEMSRMAGKEQSGVPRPQLLETIPEGAEATLVLVGCAAFLEQPMLAFVRLKDAVTLEGVLDVSIPVRFLVVVLGPDTPQISYHEIGRAIATMMSERVFRRDAYLAEGRQELVRGVEDFLDASIVLPPTEAPNEQLLRALVPLQQELLRRRYQPLERLHIGDFLKDLGTAGSPPQSPVPVAGGTPPFGHGVPSRPPDVSPGPDEAAAEDDDPLRRTGRPFGGLVRDIRRRYPKYLSDIKDALNPQCLAAVIFIYFAALSPAITFGGLLGEKTKGMMGVSELLISTCVQCVLFSLLSAQPLLVVGFSGPLLVFEEAFYSFCSSNGLEYIVGRVWIGFWLILLVLVVVACEGSFLVRYLSRYTQEIFSFLISLIFIFETFSKLVTIFKHHPLQRNYRVGAEFEPGVPEPNTALLSLVLMAGTFFLAFFLRVFKNSSFLPGKVRRLIGDFGVPISIFIMSLADFFINDTYTQKLSVPKGLQVTNSTARGWFIHPMGENNTFPIWMMFASVIPALLVFILIFLETQITTLIVSKPERKLVKGTGFHLDLLLIVAMGGLAALFGMPWLSATTVRTITHANALTVMSKTSAPGEKSQILEVKEQRISGLLVAVLIGVSILMEPILKYIPLAVLFGIFLYMGVTSLFGIQLFDRILLLLKPPKYHPDEPYVTRVKTWRMHLFTFTQIIFLVVLWVVKSTPASLALPFVLILTVPLRRFLLPRIFRDIELKCLDADDAVVTFDEAEGTDVYNEVQMPS; encoded by the exons CTGTGTCAGTGACCGATGTGgacctggaggcagcagggagcaggaggctcctgtcccagcaggacGCCCATGAG ggatACGTGGAGCTGCACGAGCTGGTCCTGGACAATGCCAAGGACTTGTGCTGGATGGAGGCCGGCCACTGGCTCAAGCTGGAGGAGGACTTCCAGGAATCGGGGGACTGGAGCCAGCCCCATCTCTCCTTCCTGACCTACCACAGCCTCCTGGAGATCCGCCGGGCTTTGAACAAAG GTGCCATTCTCCTCAACGTGGAGGCCAACTCGCTGCCGGCCATCGTCCACATCCTCCTCGACCAGCTGATCTACGAGGGGCAGATGAAGCCGCAGGACCGGGACGACGTCATGAGGACGCTGCTGCTGCGCCACAG ccacCCCAGCGAGGACGAGTCGGTGTGGACGATGCCGCCGGCGCTGGTGCAGCGCTCGGGCACCGGCCGGGCCGACGTGGAGCGGCCACTTCTGCGGGAGCAGCGGCCCATGGAGATGAGCAggatggcagggaaggagcag AGTGGGGTTCCCAGACCCCAACTCCTGGAGACGATCCCAGAGGGGGCTGAGGCCACCCTGGTCCTTGTGG gctgtgcagccTTCCTGGAGCAGCCAATGCTGGCCTTTGTGCGCCTGAAGGACGCGGTGACACTGGAGGGTGTCCTCGACGTGTCCATCCCCGTCCGCTTCCTCGTCGTGGTGCTGGGGCCCGACACCCCCCAGATCAGCTACCACGAGATCGGCCGTGCCATCGCCACCATGATGTCCGAGAGG GTGTTCCGCCGGGACGCGTACCTGGCCGAGGGGCGGCAGGAGCTGGTGCGGGGCGTCGAGGATTTCCTGGATGCCAGCATCGTCCTGCCGCCCACCGAGGCCCCCAACGAGCAGCTGCTCCGCGCCCTGGTCccgctgcagcaggagctgctccgaCGGCGCTACCAACCCCTGGAGAGACTGCACATCGGGGACTTCCTGAAAGACCTGGGTACGGCGGGGAGCCCCCCGCAATCCCCCGTCCCTGTGGCTGGCGGGACCCCCCCCTTTGGACACGGGGTCCCCTCACGGCCACCTGATGTGTCCCCAGGGCCGGACGAGGCGGCCGCGGAGGACGACGACCCCCTGCGCAGGACGGGGCGGCCTTTCGGGGGGCTGGTGCGGGACATCCGCCGGCGGTACCCCAAATACCTCAGTGACATCAAGGACGCGCTCAACCCGCAGTGCCTGGCCGCCGTCATCTTCATCTACTTCGCGGCGCTGTCGCCCGCCATCACCTTCGGGGGCTTGCTGG GCGAGAAGACCAAGGGGATGATGGGGGTGTCGGAGCTGCTCATCTCCACCTGCGTGCAGTGCGTGCTCTTCAGCCTCCTCAGCGCCCAGCCCCTCCTCGTCGTCGGCTTCTCGGGACCCCTCCTCGTCTTTGAGGAAGCCTTTTACTCG ttctgcagcagcaatgGCTTGGAATACATCGTGGGACGGGTCTGGATCGGCTTCTGGCTGatcctgctggtgctggtggtggtggccTGCGAGGGCAGCTTCCTGGTGCGCTACCTGTCCCGCTACACCCAGGAGATCTTCTCCTTCCTCATCTCCCTCATCTTCATCTTTGAGACTTTCTCCAAGCTGGTCACG atTTTCAAGCATCACCCGCTGCAGAGGAACTACAGGGTGGGGGCTGAATTCGAGCCCGGGGTGCCGGAGCCCAACACGGCGCTGCTGTCCCTCGTCCTCATGGCCGGCACCTTCTTCCTGGCCTTCTTCCTCCGCGTGTTCAAGaacagctccttcctgcccGGCAAG GTCCGGCGCTTGATCGGGGACTTCGGGGTGCCCATTTCCATCTTCATCATGTCACTGGCCGACTTCTTCATCAACGACACCTACACCCAG AAACTCAGCGTCCCCAAAGGGCTGCAGGTCACCAACTCGACTGCCCGGGGCTGGTTCATCCACCCCATGGGAGAAAATAACACGTTCCCCATCTGGATGATGTTCGCCTCCGTGATTCCTGCCCTTCTGgtcttcatcctcatcttcctcGAGACACAGATCACCAC cctcATCGTCAGCAAGCCCGAGAGGAAACTGGTGAAGGGCACCGGCTTCCACCTGGACCTGCTGCTGATCGTGGCCATGGGGGGGCTGGCAGCCCTTTTTGGGATGCCCTGGCTCAGTGCCACCACCGTCCGCACCATCACCCACGCCAACGCCCTCACCGTCATGAGCAAGACCTCTGCTCCGGGCGAGAAATCCCAGATCCTGGAGGTCAAGGAGCAGCGCATCAGTGGCCTCCTGGTGGCTGTGCTCATTG GCGTCTCCATCCTGATGGAGCCCATCCTGAAGTACATTCCCCTGGCCGTGCTCTTTGGCATCTTCCTCTACATGGGGGTCACCTCCCTCTTTGGCATCCAGCTCTTTGACcgcatcctgctcctgctgaagccCCCCAAGTACCACCCTGATGAGCCCTACGTCACCCGG GTGAAGACTTGGAGGATGCACCTCTTCACCTTCACCCAGATCATCTTCCTCGTGGTGCTGTGGGTGGTGAAGTCCACCCCGGCCTCGCTGGCTCTGCCCTTTGTCCTCATCCTCACCGTGCCTCTGCGGCgcttcctgctgcccaggatCTTCCGGGACATCGAGCTCAAATGC ctggacgCAGATGACGCCGTGGTGACCTTTGACGAGGCAGAGGGGACAGATGTGTACAACGAGGTGCAGATGCCCAGTTAA
- the SLC4A1 gene encoding band 3 anion transport protein isoform X5, whose protein sequence is MRRSLDPEGYEDPGLKSSHLSLGEMSTVSVTDVDLEAAGSRRLLSQQDAHEGYVELHELVLDNAKDLCWMEAGHWLKLEEDFQESGDWSQPHLSFLTYHSLLEIRRALNKGAILLNVEANSLPAIVHILLDQLIYEGQMKPQDRDDVMRTLLLRHSHPSEDESVWTMPPALVQRSGTGRADVERPLLREQRPMEMSRMAGKEQSGVPRPQLLETIPEGAEATLVLVGCAAFLEQPMLAFVRLKDAVTLEGVLDVSIPVRFLVVVLGPDTPQISYHEIGRAIATMMSERVFRRDAYLAEGRQELVRGVEDFLDASIVLPPTEAPNEQLLRALVPLQQELLRRRYQPLERLHIGDFLKDLGTAGSPPQSPVPVAGGTPPFGHGVPSRPPDVSPGPDEAAAEDDDPLRRTGRPFGGLVRDIRRRYPKYLSDIKDALNPQCLAAVIFIYFAALSPAITFGGLLGEKTKGMMGVSELLISTCVQCVLFSLLSAQPLLVVGFSGPLLVFEEAFYSFCSSNGLEYIVGRVWIGFWLILLVLVVVACEGSFLVRYLSRYTQEIFSFLISLIFIFETFSKLVTIFKHHPLQRNYRVGAEFEPGVPEPNTALLSLVLMAGTFFLAFFLRVFKNSSFLPGKVRRLIGDFGVPISIFIMSLADFFINDTYTQKLSVPKGLQVTNSTARGWFIHPMGENNTFPIWMMFASVIPALLVFILIFLETQITTLIVSKPERKLVKGTGFHLDLLLIVAMGGLAALFGMPWLSATTVRTITHANALTVMSKTSAPGEKSQILEVKEQRISGLLVAVLIGVSILMEPILKYIPLAVLFGIFLYMGVTSLFGIQLFDRILLLLKPPKYHPDEPYVTRVKTWRMHLFTFTQIIFLVVLWVVKSTPASLALPFVLILTVPLRRFLLPRIFRDIELKCLDADDAVVTFDEAEGTDVYNEVQMPS, encoded by the exons CTGTGTCAGTGACCGATGTGgacctggaggcagcagggagcaggaggctcctgtcccagcaggacGCCCATGAG ggatACGTGGAGCTGCACGAGCTGGTCCTGGACAATGCCAAGGACTTGTGCTGGATGGAGGCCGGCCACTGGCTCAAGCTGGAGGAGGACTTCCAGGAATCGGGGGACTGGAGCCAGCCCCATCTCTCCTTCCTGACCTACCACAGCCTCCTGGAGATCCGCCGGGCTTTGAACAAAG GTGCCATTCTCCTCAACGTGGAGGCCAACTCGCTGCCGGCCATCGTCCACATCCTCCTCGACCAGCTGATCTACGAGGGGCAGATGAAGCCGCAGGACCGGGACGACGTCATGAGGACGCTGCTGCTGCGCCACAG ccacCCCAGCGAGGACGAGTCGGTGTGGACGATGCCGCCGGCGCTGGTGCAGCGCTCGGGCACCGGCCGGGCCGACGTGGAGCGGCCACTTCTGCGGGAGCAGCGGCCCATGGAGATGAGCAggatggcagggaaggagcag AGTGGGGTTCCCAGACCCCAACTCCTGGAGACGATCCCAGAGGGGGCTGAGGCCACCCTGGTCCTTGTGG gctgtgcagccTTCCTGGAGCAGCCAATGCTGGCCTTTGTGCGCCTGAAGGACGCGGTGACACTGGAGGGTGTCCTCGACGTGTCCATCCCCGTCCGCTTCCTCGTCGTGGTGCTGGGGCCCGACACCCCCCAGATCAGCTACCACGAGATCGGCCGTGCCATCGCCACCATGATGTCCGAGAGG GTGTTCCGCCGGGACGCGTACCTGGCCGAGGGGCGGCAGGAGCTGGTGCGGGGCGTCGAGGATTTCCTGGATGCCAGCATCGTCCTGCCGCCCACCGAGGCCCCCAACGAGCAGCTGCTCCGCGCCCTGGTCccgctgcagcaggagctgctccgaCGGCGCTACCAACCCCTGGAGAGACTGCACATCGGGGACTTCCTGAAAGACCTGGGTACGGCGGGGAGCCCCCCGCAATCCCCCGTCCCTGTGGCTGGCGGGACCCCCCCCTTTGGACACGGGGTCCCCTCACGGCCACCTGATGTGTCCCCAGGGCCGGACGAGGCGGCCGCGGAGGACGACGACCCCCTGCGCAGGACGGGGCGGCCTTTCGGGGGGCTGGTGCGGGACATCCGCCGGCGGTACCCCAAATACCTCAGTGACATCAAGGACGCGCTCAACCCGCAGTGCCTGGCCGCCGTCATCTTCATCTACTTCGCGGCGCTGTCGCCCGCCATCACCTTCGGGGGCTTGCTGG GCGAGAAGACCAAGGGGATGATGGGGGTGTCGGAGCTGCTCATCTCCACCTGCGTGCAGTGCGTGCTCTTCAGCCTCCTCAGCGCCCAGCCCCTCCTCGTCGTCGGCTTCTCGGGACCCCTCCTCGTCTTTGAGGAAGCCTTTTACTCG ttctgcagcagcaatgGCTTGGAATACATCGTGGGACGGGTCTGGATCGGCTTCTGGCTGatcctgctggtgctggtggtggtggccTGCGAGGGCAGCTTCCTGGTGCGCTACCTGTCCCGCTACACCCAGGAGATCTTCTCCTTCCTCATCTCCCTCATCTTCATCTTTGAGACTTTCTCCAAGCTGGTCACG atTTTCAAGCATCACCCGCTGCAGAGGAACTACAGGGTGGGGGCTGAATTCGAGCCCGGGGTGCCGGAGCCCAACACGGCGCTGCTGTCCCTCGTCCTCATGGCCGGCACCTTCTTCCTGGCCTTCTTCCTCCGCGTGTTCAAGaacagctccttcctgcccGGCAAG GTCCGGCGCTTGATCGGGGACTTCGGGGTGCCCATTTCCATCTTCATCATGTCACTGGCCGACTTCTTCATCAACGACACCTACACCCAG AAACTCAGCGTCCCCAAAGGGCTGCAGGTCACCAACTCGACTGCCCGGGGCTGGTTCATCCACCCCATGGGAGAAAATAACACGTTCCCCATCTGGATGATGTTCGCCTCCGTGATTCCTGCCCTTCTGgtcttcatcctcatcttcctcGAGACACAGATCACCAC cctcATCGTCAGCAAGCCCGAGAGGAAACTGGTGAAGGGCACCGGCTTCCACCTGGACCTGCTGCTGATCGTGGCCATGGGGGGGCTGGCAGCCCTTTTTGGGATGCCCTGGCTCAGTGCCACCACCGTCCGCACCATCACCCACGCCAACGCCCTCACCGTCATGAGCAAGACCTCTGCTCCGGGCGAGAAATCCCAGATCCTGGAGGTCAAGGAGCAGCGCATCAGTGGCCTCCTGGTGGCTGTGCTCATTG GCGTCTCCATCCTGATGGAGCCCATCCTGAAGTACATTCCCCTGGCCGTGCTCTTTGGCATCTTCCTCTACATGGGGGTCACCTCCCTCTTTGGCATCCAGCTCTTTGACcgcatcctgctcctgctgaagccCCCCAAGTACCACCCTGATGAGCCCTACGTCACCCGG GTGAAGACTTGGAGGATGCACCTCTTCACCTTCACCCAGATCATCTTCCTCGTGGTGCTGTGGGTGGTGAAGTCCACCCCGGCCTCGCTGGCTCTGCCCTTTGTCCTCATCCTCACCGTGCCTCTGCGGCgcttcctgctgcccaggatCTTCCGGGACATCGAGCTCAAATGC ctggacgCAGATGACGCCGTGGTGACCTTTGACGAGGCAGAGGGGACAGATGTGTACAACGAGGTGCAGATGCCCAGTTAA
- the SLC4A1 gene encoding band 3 anion transport protein isoform X7, with the protein MEAGHWLKLEEDFQESGDWSQPHLSFLTYHSLLEIRRALNKGAILLNVEANSLPAIVHILLDQLIYEGQMKPQDRDDVMRTLLLRHSHPSEDESVWTMPPALVQRSGTGRADVERPLLREQRPMEMSRMAGKEQSGVPRPQLLETIPEGAEATLVLVGCAAFLEQPMLAFVRLKDAVTLEGVLDVSIPVRFLVVVLGPDTPQISYHEIGRAIATMMSERVFRRDAYLAEGRQELVRGVEDFLDASIVLPPTEAPNEQLLRALVPLQQELLRRRYQPLERLHIGDFLKDLGTAGSPPQSPVPVAGGTPPFGHGVPSRPPDVSPGPDEAAAEDDDPLRRTGRPFGGLVRDIRRRYPKYLSDIKDALNPQCLAAVIFIYFAALSPAITFGGLLGEKTKGMMGVSELLISTCVQCVLFSLLSAQPLLVVGFSGPLLVFEEAFYSFCSSNGLEYIVGRVWIGFWLILLVLVVVACEGSFLVRYLSRYTQEIFSFLISLIFIFETFSKLVTIFKHHPLQRNYRVGAEFEPGVPEPNTALLSLVLMAGTFFLAFFLRVFKNSSFLPGKVRRLIGDFGVPISIFIMSLADFFINDTYTQKLSVPKGLQVTNSTARGWFIHPMGENNTFPIWMMFASVIPALLVFILIFLETQITTLIVSKPERKLVKGTGFHLDLLLIVAMGGLAALFGMPWLSATTVRTITHANALTVMSKTSAPGEKSQILEVKEQRISGLLVAVLIGVSILMEPILKYIPLAVLFGIFLYMGVTSLFGIQLFDRILLLLKPPKYHPDEPYVTRVKTWRMHLFTFTQIIFLVVLWVVKSTPASLALPFVLILTVPLRRFLLPRIFRDIELKCLDADDAVVTFDEAEGTDVYNEVQMPS; encoded by the exons ATGGAGGCCGGCCACTGGCTCAAGCTGGAGGAGGACTTCCAGGAATCGGGGGACTGGAGCCAGCCCCATCTCTCCTTCCTGACCTACCACAGCCTCCTGGAGATCCGCCGGGCTTTGAACAAAG GTGCCATTCTCCTCAACGTGGAGGCCAACTCGCTGCCGGCCATCGTCCACATCCTCCTCGACCAGCTGATCTACGAGGGGCAGATGAAGCCGCAGGACCGGGACGACGTCATGAGGACGCTGCTGCTGCGCCACAG ccacCCCAGCGAGGACGAGTCGGTGTGGACGATGCCGCCGGCGCTGGTGCAGCGCTCGGGCACCGGCCGGGCCGACGTGGAGCGGCCACTTCTGCGGGAGCAGCGGCCCATGGAGATGAGCAggatggcagggaaggagcag AGTGGGGTTCCCAGACCCCAACTCCTGGAGACGATCCCAGAGGGGGCTGAGGCCACCCTGGTCCTTGTGG gctgtgcagccTTCCTGGAGCAGCCAATGCTGGCCTTTGTGCGCCTGAAGGACGCGGTGACACTGGAGGGTGTCCTCGACGTGTCCATCCCCGTCCGCTTCCTCGTCGTGGTGCTGGGGCCCGACACCCCCCAGATCAGCTACCACGAGATCGGCCGTGCCATCGCCACCATGATGTCCGAGAGG GTGTTCCGCCGGGACGCGTACCTGGCCGAGGGGCGGCAGGAGCTGGTGCGGGGCGTCGAGGATTTCCTGGATGCCAGCATCGTCCTGCCGCCCACCGAGGCCCCCAACGAGCAGCTGCTCCGCGCCCTGGTCccgctgcagcaggagctgctccgaCGGCGCTACCAACCCCTGGAGAGACTGCACATCGGGGACTTCCTGAAAGACCTGGGTACGGCGGGGAGCCCCCCGCAATCCCCCGTCCCTGTGGCTGGCGGGACCCCCCCCTTTGGACACGGGGTCCCCTCACGGCCACCTGATGTGTCCCCAGGGCCGGACGAGGCGGCCGCGGAGGACGACGACCCCCTGCGCAGGACGGGGCGGCCTTTCGGGGGGCTGGTGCGGGACATCCGCCGGCGGTACCCCAAATACCTCAGTGACATCAAGGACGCGCTCAACCCGCAGTGCCTGGCCGCCGTCATCTTCATCTACTTCGCGGCGCTGTCGCCCGCCATCACCTTCGGGGGCTTGCTGG GCGAGAAGACCAAGGGGATGATGGGGGTGTCGGAGCTGCTCATCTCCACCTGCGTGCAGTGCGTGCTCTTCAGCCTCCTCAGCGCCCAGCCCCTCCTCGTCGTCGGCTTCTCGGGACCCCTCCTCGTCTTTGAGGAAGCCTTTTACTCG ttctgcagcagcaatgGCTTGGAATACATCGTGGGACGGGTCTGGATCGGCTTCTGGCTGatcctgctggtgctggtggtggtggccTGCGAGGGCAGCTTCCTGGTGCGCTACCTGTCCCGCTACACCCAGGAGATCTTCTCCTTCCTCATCTCCCTCATCTTCATCTTTGAGACTTTCTCCAAGCTGGTCACG atTTTCAAGCATCACCCGCTGCAGAGGAACTACAGGGTGGGGGCTGAATTCGAGCCCGGGGTGCCGGAGCCCAACACGGCGCTGCTGTCCCTCGTCCTCATGGCCGGCACCTTCTTCCTGGCCTTCTTCCTCCGCGTGTTCAAGaacagctccttcctgcccGGCAAG GTCCGGCGCTTGATCGGGGACTTCGGGGTGCCCATTTCCATCTTCATCATGTCACTGGCCGACTTCTTCATCAACGACACCTACACCCAG AAACTCAGCGTCCCCAAAGGGCTGCAGGTCACCAACTCGACTGCCCGGGGCTGGTTCATCCACCCCATGGGAGAAAATAACACGTTCCCCATCTGGATGATGTTCGCCTCCGTGATTCCTGCCCTTCTGgtcttcatcctcatcttcctcGAGACACAGATCACCAC cctcATCGTCAGCAAGCCCGAGAGGAAACTGGTGAAGGGCACCGGCTTCCACCTGGACCTGCTGCTGATCGTGGCCATGGGGGGGCTGGCAGCCCTTTTTGGGATGCCCTGGCTCAGTGCCACCACCGTCCGCACCATCACCCACGCCAACGCCCTCACCGTCATGAGCAAGACCTCTGCTCCGGGCGAGAAATCCCAGATCCTGGAGGTCAAGGAGCAGCGCATCAGTGGCCTCCTGGTGGCTGTGCTCATTG GCGTCTCCATCCTGATGGAGCCCATCCTGAAGTACATTCCCCTGGCCGTGCTCTTTGGCATCTTCCTCTACATGGGGGTCACCTCCCTCTTTGGCATCCAGCTCTTTGACcgcatcctgctcctgctgaagccCCCCAAGTACCACCCTGATGAGCCCTACGTCACCCGG GTGAAGACTTGGAGGATGCACCTCTTCACCTTCACCCAGATCATCTTCCTCGTGGTGCTGTGGGTGGTGAAGTCCACCCCGGCCTCGCTGGCTCTGCCCTTTGTCCTCATCCTCACCGTGCCTCTGCGGCgcttcctgctgcccaggatCTTCCGGGACATCGAGCTCAAATGC ctggacgCAGATGACGCCGTGGTGACCTTTGACGAGGCAGAGGGGACAGATGTGTACAACGAGGTGCAGATGCCCAGTTAA